A single region of the Streptomyces vilmorinianum genome encodes:
- a CDS encoding nuclear transport factor 2 family protein has protein sequence MHPFRKAVENRDEAAVTALLAENVVFTSPVAFKPYAGKPITAAILRGVLRVFEDFTYVREIGNPDGRDHALVFTATVNGKRIQGCDFLHFDEEGKIDDLTVMVRPLSAAQALAEAMGAQFDRIAAEAAAGR, from the coding sequence ATGCACCCCTTCCGCAAGGCCGTCGAGAACCGGGACGAAGCGGCCGTGACGGCCCTCCTGGCCGAGAACGTCGTGTTCACGAGCCCCGTCGCCTTCAAGCCGTACGCCGGAAAGCCGATCACGGCCGCGATCCTCCGAGGCGTCCTGCGCGTCTTCGAGGACTTCACCTACGTCCGCGAGATCGGGAACCCCGACGGCCGCGACCACGCCCTCGTCTTCACGGCCACCGTGAACGGCAAGCGGATCCAGGGGTGCGACTTCCTCCACTTCGACGAGGAAGGGAAGATCGACGACCTGACCGTCATGGTCCGCCCGCTCTCCGCCGCGCAGGCGCTGGCCGAGGCGATGGGCGCCCAGTTCGACCGGATTGCCGCGGAGGCGGCCGCCGGGCGGTGA
- a CDS encoding DUF5997 family protein gives MTSHQTTQTMKPATAAKKLGVYLEATPAEFQEGVVSRAELNALQTDPPEWLKELRRGGPHPRPVIAAKLGISISGLARGGITDALTTEQIEALKKDDPEWLRKERATQAEVRKEAARIKEKKAEQAEKAARSRSDR, from the coding sequence ATGACGTCGCACCAGACCACCCAGACGATGAAGCCCGCGACCGCGGCGAAGAAGCTGGGTGTGTACCTCGAGGCCACCCCCGCCGAGTTCCAGGAGGGTGTCGTATCGCGCGCCGAGCTGAACGCCCTGCAGACCGATCCGCCCGAGTGGCTCAAGGAGCTGCGGCGGGGCGGCCCGCACCCCCGGCCGGTCATCGCGGCGAAGCTCGGCATCTCCATCTCGGGGCTCGCGCGGGGCGGCATCACGGACGCCCTCACCACCGAGCAGATCGAGGCGCTGAAGAAGGACGACCCGGAGTGGCTGCGGAAGGAGCGCGCCACCCAGGCCGAGGTCCGGAAGGAAGCGGCGCGGATCAAGGAGAAGAAGGCCGAGCAGGCCGAGAAGGCTGCCCGGTCGCGCTCCGACCGCTGA
- a CDS encoding LysR substrate-binding domain-containing protein, whose translation MTGQEEPPSFRLAYVPGVTPTKWVRIWNERLPDIPLPLVQVPAGEAFALLRGGGADAGFVRLPVDRTDLSAIPLYTETTVVVVPKDHVVAAVDEVSPEDLADEIVLHPLDDTLDWERPPGLPAIERPATTADAVELVAAGVGLLVVPQSLARLHHRKDLTYRPLSDTPESRVALSWPQDETTDLVETFIGIVRGRTVNSTRGRTVAQPPPQPKAKPAAGRSTGKGTGTGTRSGSSGSGGARAAKGTKGTKGAKASQGAKRGKPRRRS comes from the coding sequence GTGACTGGCCAGGAAGAACCCCCTTCGTTCCGGCTCGCCTACGTCCCGGGAGTGACGCCCACGAAGTGGGTGCGGATCTGGAACGAACGCCTGCCCGACATTCCGCTGCCCCTCGTCCAGGTACCGGCCGGCGAGGCCTTCGCCCTGCTGCGGGGCGGCGGCGCGGACGCGGGTTTCGTACGCCTGCCGGTCGACCGTACGGACCTCAGCGCGATCCCCCTCTACACCGAGACGACCGTGGTCGTGGTCCCCAAGGACCACGTCGTGGCGGCCGTCGACGAGGTGTCGCCGGAGGATCTGGCGGACGAGATCGTGCTGCATCCGCTGGACGACACCCTCGACTGGGAGCGTCCGCCGGGGCTGCCGGCGATCGAACGCCCGGCGACGACGGCGGATGCCGTCGAGCTCGTGGCGGCGGGGGTGGGGCTGCTCGTCGTCCCCCAGTCGCTCGCGCGTCTGCACCACCGCAAGGACCTCACCTACCGCCCCCTCTCGGACACCCCCGAGTCGCGTGTCGCCCTGTCGTGGCCGCAGGACGAGACCACGGACCTCGTGGAGACGTTCATCGGGATCGTGCGCGGGCGGACGGTCAACAGCACCCGAGGACGCACGGTGGCCCAGCCCCCGCCCCAGCCGAAGGCCAAGCCCGCGGCCGGCAGATCGACGGGCAAGGGCACGGGCACGGGCACACGGAGCGGATCCTCCGGTTCCGGCGGCGCGAGGGCCGCGAAGGGTACGAAGGGCACGAAGGGCGCCAAGGCCTCCCAGGGCGCCAAGCGCGGCAAGCCCCGCCGCAGGTCGTAA
- a CDS encoding class I SAM-dependent methyltransferase: MGDSHSHASVRHSYDTVAEEYALRLHEELAGKPLDRALLRALLERSEPGTAVADLGCGPGHVAAWLAAQGATAVGIDLSTGMIEAGRRRYRDVDFREGDLLALPAADEEFGAAVALYSVIHLAPGELRTAFTEARRVLRPDGLLLVAFHVGEELRHLDEWWGHEVDVDFHFHEPARIAGLLEEAGFTVEMRMERSPYAHEADTRRAYLLARRAAA; the protein is encoded by the coding sequence ATGGGGGATTCACACAGCCATGCCTCTGTCCGCCACAGCTACGACACGGTGGCCGAGGAGTACGCGCTCCGGCTCCACGAGGAGCTGGCGGGCAAGCCGCTGGACCGGGCGCTGCTGCGCGCGCTGCTGGAGCGCTCGGAGCCGGGCACGGCCGTCGCCGATCTGGGGTGCGGTCCCGGACACGTCGCGGCCTGGCTCGCCGCACAGGGCGCGACGGCGGTCGGCATCGATCTGTCCACCGGCATGATCGAAGCCGGCCGCCGCCGGTATCGCGACGTGGACTTCAGGGAGGGCGACCTGCTCGCCCTCCCCGCCGCAGACGAGGAGTTCGGGGCGGCCGTCGCGCTCTACTCGGTCATCCACCTCGCCCCCGGGGAGCTGCGCACGGCCTTCACGGAGGCCCGGCGCGTGCTGCGACCCGACGGGCTGCTCCTGGTGGCCTTCCACGTCGGCGAGGAGCTACGGCACCTGGACGAGTGGTGGGGCCACGAGGTGGACGTCGACTTCCACTTCCACGAGCCCGCCCGCATCGCCGGCCTGCTCGAGGAGGCCGGCTTCACCGTGGAGATGCGTATGGAACGCAGCCCGTACGCCCACGAGGCCGACACCCGCCGGGCGTACCTCCTGGCCCGCCGCGCCGCCGCCTGA
- a CDS encoding cytochrome P450, whose translation MTTDTPDTLLDFPFSARGDRLPPEIESLRAEPVTRVRTIAGDPAWLVSSYELCKQVLEDPRFSLKDTSAPGVPRQYALTIPPEVVNNMGNITGAGLRKAVLKAINPKTDGLTDWMRAHASTLVDDLLAYGAPVDLRGRFANPYAEHLHCRILGIPEADAPRLAASLDIAFMNSACPVTGARLNWDRDIAYMTERLDDPATRGLMAELAALRGDPDYAHLTDEMLATVGVTFFGAGVISTMGFLTMAVFSLLQHPEVWAQLREDPGLISGAVDELLRVNLSIADGLPRLALEDVTLGDVEVRKGELLLVLVEAANTDPAVFPDPHTVDIRRPNAGTHLSFGGGQHYCPATALGKKHTEIALEVLLRKMPDLHLAVPVDQLVWRTRFMKRIPERLPVAW comes from the coding sequence ATGACCACTGACACGCCGGACACCCTGCTCGACTTCCCGTTCTCCGCCCGCGGCGACCGCCTCCCGCCCGAGATCGAGTCCCTGCGCGCCGAACCGGTCACACGCGTCCGCACCATCGCCGGCGACCCGGCCTGGCTCGTGTCGTCGTACGAGCTGTGCAAGCAGGTCCTCGAAGACCCGCGCTTCTCCCTCAAGGACACCTCCGCGCCCGGCGTCCCCCGGCAGTACGCGCTGACCATCCCGCCCGAGGTCGTCAACAACATGGGCAACATCACCGGGGCAGGGCTCCGCAAGGCCGTCCTCAAGGCCATCAACCCCAAGACCGACGGCCTCACCGACTGGATGCGCGCCCACGCCTCCACGCTGGTCGACGACCTCCTCGCCTACGGCGCACCCGTCGACCTCCGCGGCCGGTTCGCCAACCCGTACGCCGAACACCTCCACTGCCGCATCCTCGGCATACCCGAGGCCGACGCCCCGCGCCTCGCCGCCAGCCTCGACATCGCGTTCATGAACTCCGCCTGCCCCGTCACCGGCGCGCGGCTCAACTGGGACCGCGACATCGCCTACATGACCGAGCGGCTCGACGACCCGGCGACGCGCGGGCTCATGGCCGAACTCGCCGCCCTGCGCGGGGATCCCGACTACGCCCATCTGACCGACGAGATGCTGGCCACGGTCGGCGTCACGTTCTTCGGCGCGGGTGTGATCTCCACCATGGGCTTCCTCACCATGGCGGTCTTCTCCCTCCTCCAGCACCCCGAGGTATGGGCACAGCTCCGCGAGGACCCGGGCCTGATCTCCGGCGCCGTCGACGAGCTCCTGCGCGTCAACCTGTCCATCGCCGACGGACTGCCGCGCCTCGCCCTCGAGGACGTGACCCTCGGAGACGTCGAGGTACGCAAGGGAGAGCTCCTCCTCGTCCTGGTCGAGGCGGCCAACACCGACCCCGCCGTGTTCCCCGACCCCCACACCGTCGACATCAGGCGCCCCAACGCCGGCACGCACCTCTCCTTCGGCGGGGGCCAGCACTACTGCCCGGCCACGGCCCTCGGCAAGAAGCACACCGAGATCGCCCTGGAGGTACTCCTTCGGAAGATGCCCGACCTGCACCTCGCGGTCCCGGTCGACCAACTGGTCTGGCGTACGCGCTTCATGAAGCGCATCCCCGAACGCCTCCCGGTCGCCTGGTAA
- a CDS encoding tRNA-dependent cyclodipeptide synthase, whose amino-acid sequence MTTATDSFKVQPYTQHCQVIHTEGAHAVIGISPGNGYFSAQRVADLAAWGLRTFEQADLIYTDLHVADMYEALGYPPDEARRKAVKNLRGVRAKVNNAVATLDPGGERLRGRPMSALLDIPAYRHLRKHLDDLLATDAEFLTTCDKLVAAFLSSKVLEGQTPTARQREVCLQYICAEAPLFLDTPAILGVPSSLNCYHQLLPMAELLYSRGSGLRASRNQGHAIVTPSLGDHHDH is encoded by the coding sequence TTGACGACAGCGACCGACAGCTTCAAGGTCCAGCCGTACACGCAACACTGCCAGGTGATCCACACCGAAGGCGCCCACGCCGTCATCGGCATCTCCCCCGGAAACGGCTACTTCTCCGCCCAGCGGGTGGCCGACCTCGCCGCCTGGGGACTGCGCACCTTCGAACAGGCCGACCTCATCTACACCGACCTGCATGTCGCGGACATGTACGAGGCACTCGGCTACCCGCCGGACGAAGCCCGCCGCAAAGCGGTCAAGAACCTCCGCGGCGTCCGCGCCAAGGTCAACAACGCCGTCGCCACCCTCGACCCCGGCGGTGAACGGCTCCGAGGACGCCCCATGTCCGCGCTCCTCGACATCCCGGCCTACCGGCACCTGCGCAAACACCTGGACGATCTCCTCGCCACGGACGCGGAGTTCCTCACCACCTGCGACAAACTCGTCGCCGCCTTCCTCTCCTCGAAGGTCCTCGAAGGGCAGACACCCACCGCCCGCCAGCGCGAGGTCTGCCTCCAGTACATCTGCGCCGAGGCACCGCTCTTCCTGGACACCCCCGCGATCCTCGGTGTCCCCTCCTCTCTCAACTGCTACCACCAGCTCCTGCCGATGGCCGAACTCCTCTACTCCCGCGGCTCCGGACTGCGCGCCTCCCGCAACCAGGGCCACGCCATCGTCACCCCCAGCCTCGGAGACCACCATGACCACTGA
- a CDS encoding LacI family DNA-binding transcriptional regulator, translated as MSTAANRRRPATIHDVAREAGVSRGTVSRVLNGGHYVSPTAKAAVDAAIRRTGYVVNRHARSLITGKSDSVAFLLTEPQERFFEDPNFNVLLRACTQALAAQDIPLLLMIAGTEAERRRNLRYIEAGHVDGVLLVSSHSGDPVVAQLHDAGVPVVACGKPLGQTAKIGYVAADDRDGARDMVRHLYETGRRRIATVTGPLDTPGGVERLAGYRETLAEYGLPADEALIATGDYSRASGETAAALLLERAPDIDAVFVASDLMAQGVLDALDRAGRRVPEDVAVGGFDDSPAAVSSRPPLTTIRQPWDRISTEMVRTLLARIAGEEPAAVILPTELVHREST; from the coding sequence ATGAGCACAGCAGCGAACAGGCGCCGCCCGGCGACGATCCACGACGTGGCGCGCGAGGCGGGGGTCTCGCGCGGCACCGTCTCGCGCGTCCTCAACGGCGGGCACTACGTGAGCCCCACGGCGAAGGCAGCCGTGGACGCCGCGATCCGCAGGACGGGCTACGTCGTGAACCGGCACGCCCGCTCGCTGATCACCGGCAAGTCCGACTCGGTGGCGTTCCTGCTGACCGAGCCCCAGGAACGGTTCTTCGAGGACCCCAACTTCAACGTGCTGCTGCGCGCCTGCACCCAGGCGCTGGCCGCACAGGACATCCCGCTGCTGCTGATGATCGCGGGCACCGAGGCCGAACGCCGGCGCAACCTGCGCTACATCGAGGCCGGGCACGTCGACGGCGTCCTGCTGGTCTCCAGCCACTCCGGCGACCCCGTGGTGGCCCAGCTGCACGACGCGGGCGTCCCCGTCGTCGCCTGCGGCAAGCCCCTCGGTCAGACCGCCAAGATCGGCTACGTCGCCGCCGACGACCGCGACGGCGCCCGGGACATGGTGCGCCATCTGTACGAGACGGGCCGCCGCCGGATCGCCACCGTCACCGGCCCGCTCGACACCCCGGGCGGCGTCGAGCGCCTCGCCGGATACCGCGAGACGCTGGCCGAGTACGGTCTGCCCGCCGACGAGGCGCTGATCGCCACCGGCGACTACAGCCGCGCGAGCGGGGAGACCGCGGCCGCCCTGCTCCTGGAACGCGCCCCGGACATCGACGCCGTGTTCGTCGCCTCGGACCTGATGGCCCAGGGCGTGCTCGACGCCCTCGACCGCGCCGGACGCCGGGTGCCCGAGGACGTCGCCGTCGGTGGCTTCGACGACTCGCCCGCCGCGGTCTCCTCCCGCCCGCCGCTCACCACGATCCGGCAGCCCTGGGACCGCATCAGCACCGAGATGGTCCGCACGCTCCTCGCCCGCATAGCCGGGGAGGAGCCGGCCGCGGTCATCCTGCCCACAGAGCTGGTTCACCGCGAATCCACCTGA
- a CDS encoding carbohydrate ABC transporter permease translates to MSGLASPPQVRKAAPAAGATPGTSLGPPPASGGGTPSPRRAALLPTAALVLGALYCLLPIAWVLVASTKSGADLFSTFTFLPGDGFGDNLADLAAYRDGLYWRWMANSVFYAGLGAVLSTSVSALAGYALAVYRFRGRETFFNLILSGVLMPPVILAIPQYLLMAEADLTDTYLSVLLPLILSPYGVYLGRIYAEAAIPMELVEAGRMDGAGEWRIFLRIAVPMMSPGLVTIFLFQFVAIWNNFLLPFIMLGNDEKFPMTVGLFTLLKQGAGQPALYTLVITGALLAIVPLIALFLVIQRFWSLDLLSGAVKS, encoded by the coding sequence ATGAGCGGGCTCGCCTCCCCGCCGCAGGTGCGCAAAGCCGCCCCGGCCGCCGGCGCCACCCCCGGAACCTCCCTGGGCCCTCCCCCTGCCTCCGGCGGGGGGACCCCCAGCCCGCGCCGCGCCGCCCTGCTGCCCACCGCGGCCCTGGTCCTCGGCGCGCTCTACTGCCTGCTGCCCATCGCCTGGGTCCTGGTGGCCTCCACCAAGTCGGGCGCGGACCTCTTCTCCACCTTCACCTTCCTGCCCGGCGACGGCTTCGGCGACAACCTCGCCGACCTGGCCGCGTACCGCGACGGCCTCTACTGGCGGTGGATGGCCAACTCGGTGTTCTACGCCGGACTCGGCGCCGTCCTGTCCACCAGCGTCTCCGCCCTCGCCGGCTACGCCCTCGCCGTCTACCGCTTCCGCGGCCGCGAGACCTTCTTCAACCTGATCCTCTCGGGCGTGCTCATGCCCCCGGTGATCCTCGCCATCCCGCAGTACCTGCTGATGGCCGAGGCCGACCTGACGGACACGTACCTCTCCGTCCTGCTGCCGCTGATCCTCTCCCCGTACGGCGTCTACCTCGGCCGGATCTACGCTGAGGCCGCCATCCCCATGGAGCTCGTCGAGGCCGGCCGGATGGACGGCGCGGGGGAGTGGCGGATCTTCCTGCGGATCGCCGTCCCCATGATGTCGCCGGGCCTGGTCACGATCTTCCTCTTCCAGTTCGTGGCCATCTGGAACAACTTCCTGCTGCCGTTCATCATGCTCGGCAACGACGAGAAGTTCCCCATGACCGTGGGGCTGTTCACCCTCCTCAAGCAGGGCGCGGGCCAACCCGCCCTCTACACCCTGGTCATCACCGGCGCGCTGCTCGCGATCGTCCCGCTCATCGCCCTCTTCCTCGTCATTCAGCGGTTCTGGAGCCTCGACCTGCTGTCCGGCGCCGTAAAGTCCTGA
- a CDS encoding carbohydrate ABC transporter permease encodes MTQPTQGVRRSYGVKLAPYGFLLPAAVLFALFFALPIGYAIWLSFHKIEVKGLGLGKGARSEVWAGLENHTAALTDSELGAGALRILGYGAIVVPVMLGLALLFALLLDTERARARSFSRLAIFLPYAVPGVIAALMWGFLYLPDVSPFSYLLDTLGLPQPDLMDGGPLYLAMANIAVWGGTGFNMIVIYTSLRSLPAEVYEAAKLDGCSELQIALRIKIPMVAPSLVLTFFFSIIATLQVFNEPMTLRPLTNGIPTTWSPLMKVYNDAFTGGNIHAASATAVVLAAATFLLSFGLLRASNRRTKQGATR; translated from the coding sequence GTGACGCAGCCCACCCAGGGCGTGCGCCGGTCGTACGGGGTCAAGCTGGCCCCGTACGGCTTCCTCCTCCCGGCAGCCGTCCTGTTCGCCCTCTTCTTCGCGCTGCCCATCGGCTACGCGATCTGGCTCAGCTTCCACAAGATCGAGGTCAAGGGCCTCGGTCTGGGCAAGGGAGCCAGGAGCGAGGTCTGGGCCGGTCTGGAGAACCACACCGCCGCCCTCACCGACTCCGAACTCGGCGCCGGCGCCCTGCGGATCCTCGGCTACGGCGCGATCGTCGTCCCCGTCATGCTCGGCCTCGCCCTGCTGTTCGCGCTCCTGCTCGACACCGAACGGGCCCGCGCCCGCTCCTTCTCCCGGCTCGCCATCTTCCTGCCGTACGCCGTCCCCGGCGTCATCGCGGCCCTCATGTGGGGCTTCCTGTACCTGCCGGACGTCAGCCCCTTCTCCTACCTGCTCGACACCCTCGGGCTGCCGCAGCCGGACCTGATGGACGGCGGACCGCTCTACCTGGCGATGGCCAACATCGCCGTCTGGGGCGGCACCGGCTTCAACATGATCGTCATCTACACCTCGCTGCGGTCGCTCCCCGCCGAGGTCTACGAGGCCGCCAAACTCGACGGCTGCTCGGAACTGCAGATCGCCCTGCGGATCAAGATCCCCATGGTGGCGCCCTCGCTGGTGCTCACCTTCTTCTTCTCGATCATCGCCACCCTCCAGGTCTTCAACGAGCCCATGACGCTCCGGCCGCTCACCAACGGCATCCCCACCACCTGGAGCCCCCTGATGAAGGTCTACAACGACGCCTTCACCGGCGGGAACATCCACGCCGCCTCGGCCACCGCCGTCGTCCTCGCCGCGGCCACCTTCCTGTTGTCCTTCGGCCTCCTGCGGGCCTCCAACCGTCGTACGAAGCAAGGAGCCACCCGATGA
- a CDS encoding ABC transporter substrate-binding protein, with protein sequence MPIVSRHRVVATATAVALGAAALTACGSPEGEEQTASGPVSLTYWAWAPNMDKVAAIWNKKNPDIKVTVQKQASGDDLVTKIITASKAHQAPDLVQAEFQALPTLVSNDALADISKEVGDAKDKFAPGLWQQTTLGSDAVYAVPQDSGPLMFFYRTDLFKQYGLKVPTTWDEFAATAKALKAKAPDKALTTFSSNDAGLFAGLSQQAGAQWWTTQDQKWKVGVDDAATKKVADFWGGLVKEGAIDNQPMYTPAWNKALNTGQQIAWVSAVWAPGVLTTAAPDTKGKWAMAPLPQWDAAKPTTGSWGGSTTAVTTDSRHKAAAATFATWLNTDPEALAALVKEAGIYPAATAAQTGGALAQAPDFFVNQPDFYTRAATIAKTTAPAAWGPNVNVAYTSFKDEFGKAAKAKSDFAVALTAMQAATVADLKKQGFEVAQ encoded by the coding sequence ATGCCCATCGTTTCGCGCCACCGTGTTGTCGCCACCGCCACTGCCGTCGCCCTCGGCGCCGCCGCACTCACCGCCTGCGGCTCGCCCGAAGGCGAGGAGCAGACCGCGTCGGGTCCCGTCTCGCTCACCTACTGGGCCTGGGCGCCCAACATGGACAAGGTGGCGGCGATCTGGAACAAGAAGAACCCGGACATCAAGGTCACGGTCCAGAAGCAGGCGTCCGGCGACGACCTGGTGACGAAGATCATCACGGCGTCCAAGGCCCACCAGGCCCCCGACCTCGTCCAGGCCGAGTTCCAGGCCCTGCCGACGCTGGTCAGCAACGACGCCCTCGCCGACATCTCCAAGGAGGTCGGCGACGCCAAGGACAAGTTCGCCCCCGGTCTCTGGCAGCAGACCACCCTCGGCTCCGACGCCGTCTACGCGGTGCCCCAGGACTCCGGGCCGCTGATGTTCTTCTACCGGACGGACCTCTTCAAGCAGTACGGCCTGAAGGTCCCCACCACCTGGGACGAGTTCGCCGCCACCGCCAAGGCCCTGAAGGCCAAGGCCCCCGACAAGGCGCTCACCACCTTCTCCTCCAACGACGCGGGCCTGTTCGCCGGCCTCTCCCAGCAGGCGGGCGCCCAGTGGTGGACCACCCAGGACCAGAAGTGGAAGGTCGGCGTCGACGACGCGGCCACCAAGAAGGTCGCCGACTTCTGGGGCGGCCTCGTCAAGGAGGGCGCCATCGACAACCAGCCGATGTACACCCCCGCCTGGAACAAGGCCCTCAACACCGGGCAGCAGATCGCCTGGGTCAGCGCCGTCTGGGCCCCCGGCGTCCTCACCACCGCCGCGCCCGACACCAAGGGCAAGTGGGCCATGGCCCCGCTGCCCCAGTGGGACGCGGCCAAGCCCACCACCGGCAGCTGGGGCGGCTCCACCACCGCCGTGACCACCGACTCCCGGCACAAGGCGGCCGCCGCCACGTTCGCGACCTGGCTGAACACCGACCCCGAGGCGCTCGCCGCCCTGGTCAAGGAAGCCGGCATCTACCCGGCCGCCACCGCCGCCCAGACCGGCGGCGCGCTCGCCCAGGCCCCCGACTTCTTCGTCAACCAGCCCGACTTCTACACGCGGGCCGCGACGATCGCGAAGACCACCGCCCCCGCCGCCTGGGGCCCCAACGTGAACGTCGCCTACACCTCCTTCAAGGACGAGTTCGGCAAGGCCGCCAAGGCCAAGTCCGACTTCGCCGTCGCCCTGACCGCCATGCAGGCCGCCACCGTCGCGGACCTGAAGAAGCAGGGCTTCGAGGTCGCCCAGTGA